A single window of Camelus ferus isolate YT-003-E chromosome 7, BCGSAC_Cfer_1.0, whole genome shotgun sequence DNA harbors:
- the LOC106729701 gene encoding olfactory receptor 6V1 — translation MSNVSVVQEFVLLGFSHLHEFQILLFAFILLIYVLTVLGNLAIITLTCLDSRLHSPMYFFLCNSSLMEMLVTSTVVPRMLADLLSSHKTMTLAECLTQSFFYFSLGSINFLILTVMAFDRYVAICRPLHYATIMSGPVCVKLVLVCWVVGFLSIISPTLQKTQLWFCGPNVIDHYFCDSAPLLKLSCSDTHHIERMDFFLSLLFVLATMLLIVVSYVLIVAAVLHIPSSSGRQKAFSTCASHLTVVVLGYGSTIFIYVRPGKGHSTQLNKVVALMTAVVTPFLNPFILTFRNEKVKEVIEGMSTRILLRDPAARGAPAK, via the coding sequence ATGAGTAACGTCAGCGTCGTCCAGGAATTTGTGCTTCTGGGGTTTTCTCATCTGCATGAGTTCCAGATCCTCCTGTTTGCTTTCATCCTGTTGATATACGTGCTGACAGTTCTAGGGAACCTGGCCATTATCACCCTCACATGTCTAGACTCCCGCCTCCACTcacccatgtacttcttcctctgcAACTCCTCCCTCATGGAGATGCTGGTCACTTCCACGGTGGTTCCTAGGATGCTGGCAGACCTGCTGTCCTCTCACAAGACCATGACCCTGGCTGAGTGCCTGACCCAGTCCTTTTTTTACTTCTCCCTGGGCTCCATCAACTTCCTGATCCTCACAGTCATGGCCTTCGatcgctacgtggccatctgccgCCCTCTGCACTACGCAACCATCATGAGCGGCCCCGTCTGTGTGAAGCTGGTGCTGGTCTGCTGGGTGGTTGGCTTCCTTTCCATCATCTCCCCAACCCTGCAGAAAACCCAGCTCTGGTTCTGTGGCCCTAATGTCATTGACCACTACTTTTGTGACTCTGCCCCGCTTCTCAAGCTTTCCTGCTCTGACACCCACCACATCGAGCGCATGGACTTCTTCCTGTCCTTGCTCTTCGTGCTGGCCACCATGCTGCTCATCGTGGTGTCCTACGTCCTCATCGTGGCCGCAGTGCTGCacatcccctcctcctctgggcgCCAgaaggccttctccacctgcgCCTCCCACCTCACGGTGGTGGTTCTGGGCTACGGCAGCACCATCTTCATCTACGTGAGGCCAGGCAAGGGCCACTCCACACAGCTCAACAAGGTGGTGGCCCTGATGACTGCAGTGGTGACCCCATTCCTCAACCCCTTCATCCTCACCTTCCGGAATGAGAAGGTCAAGGAAGTCATTGAGGGTATGTCTACAAGGATCCTCCTCAGAGACCCAGCAGCCCGTGGAGCACCTGCCAAGTGA